DNA from Actinoplanes sp. SE50/110:
CCGATCGAACGGTCTTCACCCAATCGAAGGCAGGCGGGTCGCCGGCTGCGTCAAGCCGTGAAGCGCCGGCCGGTGCTGGTCAGGACGGTGAACCCAACGGCGGTCAGGAAGCCGGCGTACCCGTCCTCCCCCTCGTCGGCGTAGTCGAGCAGCCGGGTCGTCCCGCCCAGGTCCAGCCAGTCGGCGGCCTGCCCGAGCAACCAGCTGCCGACCCCCCGACGGCGGCAGGCGGGCTCGATCCACAGGTTCCCGACGTCGGCCCAGCAGCCGGCCCGGGACATCCGCGGTCCGCCGTCCAGGTCGGTGTCCACCTCGATGTAGCCGATCTGCTCCGCACCGCGCAGCGCGGCGATCCGGGTGCCGGTCCCGCCGACCGTGCGTCGGGTGGTCAGGCCGGGCAGCGGCACGGCCTGCCGGGCCAGGTCCGCGACCCGCGCCAGGTGCACGGTCTCGGTGCGGCCGGTCTGCCGGAAACCGGCCCGCTCATAGATTCCCCGCACATGAGGCCATTGCGCCGGTACGCCGTACACCCCCGGGGCGGGCAACCCACCGTCGGCCAGACGCCGCGCCACCCCCCACCGCCGGAACAGCGCGTGCCCGGCCAGCGCGAGGGCGTCCCCCGCGTCCACGTGCTCCGGACGACACACCAGCCAGCGGATCTCACCGGCGTCCCGGTAGTCGCCGGCGCCGTCGTACCGCAGCAGATGAGCGGCCGCGACCACCCGCTGCCGTTCCTCGGCGACGATCGTGACCCGCGCCGTCACCCACGGATCGACCACGGTCTCGCCGGGCTCGCGTTCCAGCTGGCTGAGCAGGGTCTGCACGGACACCGACAGCCCCGGCACGACGGCGGCGACGTGGGCGTTGACCAGGGCGGTGACCTGCTCGCGATCACCGCGGGCGAACGGACGGATCTGCATGGCGGACCTTCCCGGCGCATGACGAAGGGGGCGATCCGCGACCGAGCGGTACCCCCACACCGTACCGCAGGCCGGCGGCCCGGGGCTCGCCCGCGCTATGCCCGCACCGGCGTGGTGATCCGCTCGTGCAACCGGTCGGCGGCGGCGTGCAGCGCCTCCTGCATGCCGGTGCTGCCGGTGTGCCCGGAGTCCTCGATGACGATCAGTTCCGCGTCGGGCCAGGCCCGGGCGAGCTCCCACGCGGTCAGCACCGGGCTGCCGAGGTCGGCACGGCCGTGGATCAGGACACCGGGGATGCCGGCGAGTCTGCCTGCGTCACGCAGGATGACATCGTCGTCGAGGAAGCAGCCGTTGGCGAAATAGTGCGAGCAGATCCGGACGAAGGCGACCTTCGCGTCGTCGAGCCGGTTGCTGTATTGGCCGGGCTTGCCGTTGTGCTCCATCGAGATGACCGCGTCCTCCCAGGCCAGCCACTCGGTCGCGGCCCGCTG
Protein-coding regions in this window:
- a CDS encoding GNAT family N-acetyltransferase, with the protein product MQIRPFARGDREQVTALVNAHVAAVVPGLSVSVQTLLSQLEREPGETVVDPWVTARVTIVAEERQRVVAAAHLLRYDGAGDYRDAGEIRWLVCRPEHVDAGDALALAGHALFRRWGVARRLADGGLPAPGVYGVPAQWPHVRGIYERAGFRQTGRTETVHLARVADLARQAVPLPGLTTRRTVGGTGTRIAALRGAEQIGYIEVDTDLDGGPRMSRAGCWADVGNLWIEPACRRRGVGSWLLGQAADWLDLGGTTRLLDYADEGEDGYAGFLTAVGFTVLTSTGRRFTA